A single window of Malus sylvestris chromosome 5, drMalSylv7.2, whole genome shotgun sequence DNA harbors:
- the LOC126623310 gene encoding protein NARROW LEAF 1-like isoform X2, with translation MDRNRLDLRFHHHSGLTQSEESALDLERNYCSHHPYLPSLSPSALQPFASGGQHSESNAAYFSWPTFSRLSDAVEDRANYFGNLQKEDLPETVGRLPSGKQATTLLELMTIRAFHSKILRRFSLGTAIGFRIRKGVLTDIPAILVFVARKAHRQWLSHVQCLPTALEGPGGVWCDVDVVEFSYFGSPASTPKEQLYTVLADGLRGSDPCIGSGSQVASQETYGTLGAIVKSRTGNRQVGFLTNRHVAVDLDYPNQKMFHPLPPSLGPGVYLGAVERATSFITDDLWYGIFAGTNPETFVRADGAFIPFGQDFNMNNVITTVRGIGEIGDVNTIDLQSPINSLIGRQVMKVGRSSGLTTGTIMAYALEYNDEKGICFFTDFLVVGENQQSFDLEGDSGSLILLTGENGEKPRPVGIIWGGTANRGRLKLKIGQPPENWTSGVDLGRLLQLLDLDLITTNEGFQAAIQEQRNASAVGVGSTVGESSPAVRPPFKDKLEDDFGPLGFNLQKIPIEVPPTDLQ, from the exons ATGGACAGGAACAGATTAGATTTAAGATTCCATCATCACTCTGGATTAACACAGTCTGAGGAATCTGCTCTAGACTTGGAAAGGAATTACTGCAGTCATCATCCTTATCTACCTTCATTAAGTCCATCGGCCCTCCAGCCTTTTGCATCTGGTGGTCAGCACTCTGAGAGCAATGCTGCCTACTTCTCATGGCCTACATTTAGTCGATTAAGTGATGCAGTGGAAGATAGAGCCAACTATTTCGGAAATCTTCAGAAGGAAGATCTTCCTGAAACTGTGGGCCGGTTGCCATCAGGGAAGCAGGCTACAACCTTACTTGAGCTGATGACCATCAGGGCATTCCATAGCAAGATCTTGCGCCGGTTTAGTCTTGGCACAGCAATTGGGTTTCGGATTCGGAAGGGTGTCTTAACAGACATTCCAGCCATTCTTGTCTTTGTTGCCCGTAAAGCTCACAGGCAATGGCTCAGCCATGTACAATGTCTACCTACTGCCCTTGAG GGGCCAGGAGGTGTATGGTGTGATGTGGATGTTGTCGaattttcctattttggttCCCCGGCTTCAACTCCTAAAGAACAGCTGTACACAGTGCTCGCAGATGGCTTGAGGGGAAGTGATCCATGCATTGGTTCTGGTTCCCAG gTTGCTAGCCAGGAAACGTATGGAACTCTGGGTGCTATTGTTAAAAGCCGAACAGGAAATCGACAGGTTGGTTTTCTCACAAATCGGCATGTGGCTGTTGATTTGGACTATCCAAACCAGAAAATGTTTCATCCTTTGCCACCAAGCCTTGGACCTGGGGTGTATCTTGGCGCTGTGGAGAGGGCAACATCTTTTATCACAGATGATCTTTGGTACGGAATAtttgctggaacaaacccag AAACATTTGTGCGAGCTGATGGTGCCTTCATTCCTTTTGGCCAAGATTTCAACATGAACAATGTAATTACAACTGTAAGAGGCATAGGTGAGATTGGTGATGTCAACACCATAGACTTGCAGTCTCCAATCAACAGTCTTATTGGAAGGCAAGTAATGAAAGTTGGGAGAAGTTCAGGCTTGACGACTGGGACCATCATGGCGTATGCCCTAGAATACAATGATGAAAAAGGGATATGTTTCTTTACTGATTTTCTTGTTGTTGGAGAGAATCAGCAGAGTTTTGATCTTGAAGGCGATAGTGGAAGCCTCATTCTATTGACTGGTGAGAATGGGGAGAAGCCACGACCGGTTGGGATCATTTGGGGTGGGACAGCTAACCGTGGTCGCTTGAAACTAAAAATTGGCCAACCGCCTGAAAATTGGACCAGTGGAGTTGATCTTGGGCGTCTTCTTCAGCTCCTTGATCTTGATCTGATAACGACCAATGAAGGCTTTCAAG CTGCTATCCAAGAGCAACGAAATGCTTCAGCTGTGGGGGTTGGTTCCACAGTTGGGGAGTCATCCCCAGCTGTCCGGCCCCCTTTTAAAGATAAGCTGGAAGATGACTTTGGACCTTTGGGTTTCAATCTTCAGAAAATTCCAATTGAAG TGCCACCAACAGATCTCCAATAA
- the LOC126623311 gene encoding uncharacterized protein LOC126623311, whose amino-acid sequence MCRKVEFIIRNLDDGSGELVGPFSVGKSGHCAFRVLGDKSDDEGEILEIKGIKGWFQVTRHGKKRWRDSGSRRLPGLPRLPILIQVRRIQMINSGALIHALGRL is encoded by the exons ATGTGCAGAAAGGTAGAATTCATAATAAGAAACCTT GATGATGGCAGTGGAGAACTTGTGGGGCCTTTTTCTGTGGGAAAAAGTGGACACTGTGCATTTAGGGTTTTAGGCGACAAATCGGATGATGAAGGTGAAATTTTGGAAATCAAAGGGATCAAAGGATGGTTCCAGGTCACGCGCCATGGGAAGAAGAGGTGGAGGGACTCTGGATCAAGGAGGCTTCCAGGACTTCCTAGGCTTCCGATTCTGATCCAAGTTCGGAGGATTCAGATGATTAATTCAGGTGCATTGATACATGCTTTAGGGAGgctgtaa
- the LOC126621281 gene encoding uncharacterized protein LOC126621281, producing the protein MSEAKQPTTTAKLRECDRLQRALTDCHKRIGPGRGREAACRHLNRGLAECLVSVACPEEWEAVRSLCGSGGTGLKRSQCQEAQLSLSVCLSSHQHRLSSNADQ; encoded by the coding sequence ATGTCAGAAGCGAAGCAACCGACAACGACGGCGAAATTGAGGGAGTGCGATCGGTTGCAGCGCGCGCTAACGGATTGTCACAAGCGGATCGGGCCGGGTCGGGGTCGGGAGGCGGCGTGCCGGCACCTGAACCGGGGATTGGCGGAGTGCTTGGTGTCGGTGGCGTGCCCGGAAGAGTGGGAAGCAGTTCGGAGCCTGTGCGGGAGTGGAGGAACGGGGCTGAAGCGGAGCCAGTGCCAGGAGGCTCAGCTGTCGCTCTCGGTCTGCCTGTCGTCGCACCAACACCGACTCAGCTCAAATGCAGATCAATAG
- the LOC126623310 gene encoding protein NARROW LEAF 1-like isoform X1 — protein sequence MDRNRLDLRFHHHSGLTQSEESALDLERNYCSHHPYLPSLSPSALQPFASGGQHSESNAAYFSWPTFSRLSDAVEDRANYFGNLQKEDLPETVGRLPSGKQATTLLELMTIRAFHSKILRRFSLGTAIGFRIRKGVLTDIPAILVFVARKAHRQWLSHVQCLPTALEGPGGVWCDVDVVEFSYFGSPASTPKEQLYTVLADGLRGSDPCIGSGSQVASQETYGTLGAIVKSRTGNRQVGFLTNRHVAVDLDYPNQKMFHPLPPSLGPGVYLGAVERATSFITDDLWYGIFAGTNPETFVRADGAFIPFGQDFNMNNVITTVRGIGEIGDVNTIDLQSPINSLIGRQVMKVGRSSGLTTGTIMAYALEYNDEKGICFFTDFLVVGENQQSFDLEGDSGSLILLTGENGEKPRPVGIIWGGTANRGRLKLKIGQPPENWTSGVDLGRLLQLLDLDLITTNEGFQAAIQEQRNASAVGVGSTVGESSPAVRPPFKDKLEDDFGPLGFNLQKIPIEGESCQGLIRPFMHGDFCIENGVETAPNVEHQFIPSATNRSPINQSNQEEHPVSKNLLALQSSSDEEISVSLQLGEPEPKRIKNCNSLFSSQGPY from the exons ATGGACAGGAACAGATTAGATTTAAGATTCCATCATCACTCTGGATTAACACAGTCTGAGGAATCTGCTCTAGACTTGGAAAGGAATTACTGCAGTCATCATCCTTATCTACCTTCATTAAGTCCATCGGCCCTCCAGCCTTTTGCATCTGGTGGTCAGCACTCTGAGAGCAATGCTGCCTACTTCTCATGGCCTACATTTAGTCGATTAAGTGATGCAGTGGAAGATAGAGCCAACTATTTCGGAAATCTTCAGAAGGAAGATCTTCCTGAAACTGTGGGCCGGTTGCCATCAGGGAAGCAGGCTACAACCTTACTTGAGCTGATGACCATCAGGGCATTCCATAGCAAGATCTTGCGCCGGTTTAGTCTTGGCACAGCAATTGGGTTTCGGATTCGGAAGGGTGTCTTAACAGACATTCCAGCCATTCTTGTCTTTGTTGCCCGTAAAGCTCACAGGCAATGGCTCAGCCATGTACAATGTCTACCTACTGCCCTTGAG GGGCCAGGAGGTGTATGGTGTGATGTGGATGTTGTCGaattttcctattttggttCCCCGGCTTCAACTCCTAAAGAACAGCTGTACACAGTGCTCGCAGATGGCTTGAGGGGAAGTGATCCATGCATTGGTTCTGGTTCCCAG gTTGCTAGCCAGGAAACGTATGGAACTCTGGGTGCTATTGTTAAAAGCCGAACAGGAAATCGACAGGTTGGTTTTCTCACAAATCGGCATGTGGCTGTTGATTTGGACTATCCAAACCAGAAAATGTTTCATCCTTTGCCACCAAGCCTTGGACCTGGGGTGTATCTTGGCGCTGTGGAGAGGGCAACATCTTTTATCACAGATGATCTTTGGTACGGAATAtttgctggaacaaacccag AAACATTTGTGCGAGCTGATGGTGCCTTCATTCCTTTTGGCCAAGATTTCAACATGAACAATGTAATTACAACTGTAAGAGGCATAGGTGAGATTGGTGATGTCAACACCATAGACTTGCAGTCTCCAATCAACAGTCTTATTGGAAGGCAAGTAATGAAAGTTGGGAGAAGTTCAGGCTTGACGACTGGGACCATCATGGCGTATGCCCTAGAATACAATGATGAAAAAGGGATATGTTTCTTTACTGATTTTCTTGTTGTTGGAGAGAATCAGCAGAGTTTTGATCTTGAAGGCGATAGTGGAAGCCTCATTCTATTGACTGGTGAGAATGGGGAGAAGCCACGACCGGTTGGGATCATTTGGGGTGGGACAGCTAACCGTGGTCGCTTGAAACTAAAAATTGGCCAACCGCCTGAAAATTGGACCAGTGGAGTTGATCTTGGGCGTCTTCTTCAGCTCCTTGATCTTGATCTGATAACGACCAATGAAGGCTTTCAAG CTGCTATCCAAGAGCAACGAAATGCTTCAGCTGTGGGGGTTGGTTCCACAGTTGGGGAGTCATCCCCAGCTGTCCGGCCCCCTTTTAAAGATAAGCTGGAAGATGACTTTGGACCTTTGGGTTTCAATCTTCAGAAAATTCCAATTGAAGGTGAGTCCTGTCAGGGACTGATTCGCCCATTCATGCACGGTGACTTTTGCATAGAAAATGGTGTTGAAACTGCTCCTAATGTAGAACACCAATTCATTCCCAGTGCCACCAACAGATCTCCAATAAATCAAAGCAATCAAGAGGAACATCCGGTATCAAAAAACCTTTTGGCATTGCAGAGTAGCTCAGATGAAGAGATTTCTGTTTCGTTGCAGTTAGGTGAACCTGAACCGAAGAGAATAAAAAACTGCAACTCTCTCTTTAGCAGTCAAGGACCCTATTGA